The Anaerolineae bacterium genome contains the following window.
TACAACTGAAGAGGATACTGCCGAAGCTATGGACCTGTCTCTGTATTATGATACCTATTGGCAACGGGTGGGAGATCGCTGTGATGTGAACCGCCTCCAGCTCCTGCTGGCCTATGTCCAGCCCGGGGAGCGGGTGCTGGAGGTGGACTGCGGGCCGGGCGTGCTGGCCCGCATGATGATGGACAAAGGCGCCCTGGTGGAGGCGACCGAGATGTCGCGGGAGGCGGTACAGCGCGCCCGGGAAAAGGGCGTGCCCGTTCAGCATGTAGACCTCGATGCGCAGGACGGCCGGCTCCCTTACCCGGACAACATCTTCGACACGGTGGTCTCCAACTCCGCTATCGAGCACCGCTTTTTCCACGAAAAGCACCTGGATGAGTGCGTGCGCGTGTTGAAGCCCGGCGGCCGGCTGGTCCTGTGCCTGCCCAATATCGCTCACTGGCGCTGTCGGTTATGGCTGTTGGCCGGCCGCTTCCCCTATGTGCGCAACTCGCCCACCGACCCATCACACCTGCGCTTCTTCACCGTCTATGAGGCCCGCAAGCTGTGTCAGGAACGGGGGGTGGTGGTGGAACGCGTGGATGGCAGTGCGAGCCTCTGGGTGCCTGGCTTTTACCCTGGCTGGCTGCGCCGGCCGCCCCTGAACCGCTTGTAC
Protein-coding sequences here:
- a CDS encoding methyltransferase domain-containing protein, whose product is MDLSLYYDTYWQRVGDRCDVNRLQLLLAYVQPGERVLEVDCGPGVLARMMMDKGALVEATEMSREAVQRAREKGVPVQHVDLDAQDGRLPYPDNIFDTVVSNSAIEHRFFHEKHLDECVRVLKPGGRLVLCLPNIAHWRCRLWLLAGRFPYVRNSPTDPSHLRFFTVYEARKLCQERGVVVERVDGSASLWVPGFYPGWLRRPPLNRLYTWLARHYPGLFARDFILVGRKGASPA